AATGATATTTCGGTGCAAGCGCAACGTAAAAAACTTTCGATCGTCTTTAATAGTGAAATTGATTGTGCCTTGGTCTTTGCGGATCCAGAAAGAATAAAACAAGTTGTTAATAATATTTTGGTGAATGGAATCAAATTTTCACCACCGCAAAATATCATCATAGTTGATATTTCAGTTAAAGGTCCTACCCTAAAAATCAGTTGCAAAGATTTTGGCGAGGGCATTGAAGCCGAACTCATACCTTTGATATTTGATCGTTTCCGTCAGGCTGACAGTTCTTTGACCAGAAAATATGGGGGGCTAGGTTTGGGATTGTCCATAGCCCGGTATTTGTCAGAAGCCCACAAGGGTAATTTGCAGGTGGAAAGCCCGGGTAAAGGTTTAGGCAGCACATTCATCATCTCATTACCACTTTTAGAGGCAACCACCACGCAGGTTGATGGCGTTACTAAAGCTTTGTCATCTAGCCCAGCAAAACCGTTGGCGGGTACAAATATTTTAGTGATTGATGATGATGAAGATTGTCTAACAGTGGTGGCGACGGCGCTAAGAATGCATGGCGCTGATGTGCAATGCGCGGATTCGGTTCAAGGCGCCTTAAACTTACCCCAAGAATATAAGCCACAAATGATCGTGTGTGACTTAAGCATGCCCGATGAAGATGGTTTTTCTTTCGTGGATAAAATTAGACACGGGAAGACCCGCTTTGAATCTAAAATTCCAATGATGGCTCTTTCTGCCTTTGCTGATAAGGGCAATGAAAAGAAAGCTCTTCACCAAGGATTCAATTTGTTCGTGGGAAAGCCTGTGGGGGTAACTCAATTAGTGAAATCACTTCTCAATCTTAAAAGTGTCTAAAATAATAAAAGAGACCGCACCGTTGGTACGATCCCTTTCGCAAAATTGAAAAGCAATCAATTTACTGACAGATCTTCAATGACTTCACCATTGAGGTGATTGCAGAAATCTGTTGGTAACGGCCCCCAGGCTTAATCACAGCCCAGTATGTACCGCTAGAAACCTTGATGGCTCTTTTGTTTTTAACTTGTAAAGCCATAATCCCAACGCCGCAGTGAAGATTGATGTAAGGATCTAAGATTGTTTTCTTAGGATCTTTTGCAGCAAGATATTTATCTTTGCTCCAGTCAAACTTACAGAACGGGGCCCACTGGATATCTTGATAAGAAAGTTGCAACAAACCTTCAGAGTACACTGGCTTTTTTGTTACCGGATCTGTTCCCATGGTTGTTTCATGCATTCTTGAAACCGGGCTGTAAGCACTTTCATACTTAGCCATGGCTACGAAAAGCTGCGCCCACACATTTGCTTTTTGATTGTTATCCAATGTGTTGTAACGAGGGCAGAAGTCTCTCATATCATTGGCACCGTTCAATAATGACGGCCAGCTTTCAAGGATGTCCTTCATCAAGAACTCAGACCATTTTGTGCGTTCCGGATAATTTGGTGATTCCCAAGCTAAAGGCAGCATCTTGTAAGATGTGTCTGGCGGAGTTGTTGGAGTACTTGGTACAGAAGGAACCGAAGGCTCTGATGGTTGAACCTCAGGACGCTTCGTTCCACCTTTATCAAGAACGGCGTAAACTAAGCTTCCGCCTTTAAGGAACTTAACAACGGCATCACGATTCGAGTTTGATACCGCGGGACAACCCCAGCTGCGACCTTGAATCACGTTTTCTTCTCTAACATAGGAAGCACCGTGGATCACAATCGCTCTTGAGCGCGCACGTGAATTCGTAGATGAAAGACCGTCCATTCGAAGTGAAAGACCGTTTGAGCCATAATATGATTCAGCTGCTTTGTAAAAGCCCAATGAAGAAGCATTAGAACCAGACACGTTACTGAACTTTTCTGCGTAACCATCGTGATCAGAATCGGAACCTTTTCCATGGGACGTACGGATAGCCCAGACGCTTCCTGTTTTCATGTTGATAATGAAGAAGCGTTTGTTTTTTGAACTTTCTGCAAAGTTGATGACCGATACATAGTCTTGATTGGTGAACTTAGATTTATTTTCGTGAAAGTAAACCAAGGCATCGGACAAAGCTTTATAAGGCACGATGTGCGTAGGATCTACGTAATCGTAGTTTTTAAGAATAGCCTCTCTTTGGTTTTCTGGAACCGTGTGAACCGGAGCTACTGGTGTAGTAGATGTATCGTTATCCGGAGCTGCTGCGGGCTCATCAGTGAGTTCATCGGGAAGACGTACTTCATCGGCTCCGGCGCAAGCACCTAGAGTCAAAAATGAAGCTATAAGAAGCGCGGTACTAA
This is a stretch of genomic DNA from Bdellovibrio reynosensis. It encodes these proteins:
- a CDS encoding murein L,D-transpeptidase catalytic domain family protein, which gives rise to MQIEKNKSTLFSRFSTALLIASFLTLGACAGADEVRLPDELTDEPAAAPDNDTSTTPVAPVHTVPENQREAILKNYDYVDPTHIVPYKALSDALVYFHENKSKFTNQDYVSVINFAESSKNKRFFIINMKTGSVWAIRTSHGKGSDSDHDGYAEKFSNVSGSNASSLGFYKAAESYYGSNGLSLRMDGLSSTNSRARSRAIVIHGASYVREENVIQGRSWGCPAVSNSNRDAVVKFLKGGSLVYAVLDKGGTKRPEVQPSEPSVPSVPSTPTTPPDTSYKMLPLAWESPNYPERTKWSEFLMKDILESWPSLLNGANDMRDFCPRYNTLDNNQKANVWAQLFVAMAKYESAYSPVSRMHETTMGTDPVTKKPVYSEGLLQLSYQDIQWAPFCKFDWSKDKYLAAKDPKKTILDPYINLHCGVGIMALQVKNKRAIKVSSGTYWAVIKPGGRYQQISAITSMVKSLKICQ
- a CDS encoding hybrid sensor histidine kinase/response regulator, with amino-acid sequence MYDGSIKKLVQVIQDLSAVRTLDEVMAIVRTAARDFAQADGATFVLRDNDMCFYADEDAIAPLWKGQRFPMINCISGWSMLNKQAVIIEDIYKDPRIPHDAYRPTFVKSLAITPIRKESPIGVIGTYWKDQRKPSAEQLELLQALADSVSVALENLNLYSSLQSRIEDLKTANRAKDEFLMTVSHELRTPLNAILGWSEILLEANSDPAENKLGLETIERNAKNQMRIVEDLLDSSRIVSGNFHLEKVPVDIVKIVKEVINDISVQAQRKKLSIVFNSEIDCALVFADPERIKQVVNNILVNGIKFSPPQNIIIVDISVKGPTLKISCKDFGEGIEAELIPLIFDRFRQADSSLTRKYGGLGLGLSIARYLSEAHKGNLQVESPGKGLGSTFIISLPLLEATTTQVDGVTKALSSSPAKPLAGTNILVIDDDEDCLTVVATALRMHGADVQCADSVQGALNLPQEYKPQMIVCDLSMPDEDGFSFVDKIRHGKTRFESKIPMMALSAFADKGNEKKALHQGFNLFVGKPVGVTQLVKSLLNLKSV